A region from the Sandaracinus amylolyticus genome encodes:
- a CDS encoding response regulator transcription factor → MLSNLVCVVDDDESVRESLRALLASAGYRVIAFSSPEACLESDARRGAGCLVADVRMPRMSGPDLYAEIVRRGEALPVVFITGQPTDEIRARVRDARAVALLVKPFDDEALLDAIEQALVPPS, encoded by the coding sequence ATGTTGTCCAACCTGGTGTGCGTCGTCGACGACGACGAGTCGGTCCGCGAGTCGCTGCGGGCGCTGCTGGCCTCCGCTGGCTATCGCGTGATCGCCTTCTCGTCGCCCGAGGCGTGCCTCGAGTCCGACGCCCGTCGCGGCGCGGGCTGCCTGGTCGCCGACGTGCGCATGCCGCGCATGAGCGGCCCGGATCTCTACGCCGAGATCGTGCGGCGTGGAGAGGCGCTGCCGGTGGTGTTCATCACCGGCCAGCCCACGGACGAGATCCGCGCGCGCGTGCGAGACGCCCGCGCCGTCGCGCTGCTCGTGAAGCCCTTCGACGACGAAGCGCTGCTCGACGCGATCGAGCAGGCGCTGGTCCCCCCTTCGTGA
- a CDS encoding sigma-54-dependent transcriptional regulator codes for MSFSSSICVVDDDIASREAIVGLIRAAGWNAEAFESAQHYLSRRTARAPGCLILDVDMPELSGLALQQQLAEAQVDVPIIFVTGHGNIRMSVQAIKAGAVEFFTKPFDPDALLNAVEHVLAEREGRATAQRRSDVAPASTHGMVGRSARLQDMQRRIATVATTDSTVLIQGETGTGKELIARAIHEQSGRRKGPFVKVNCAAIPASLLESELMGHERGAFTGALTRRIGRFEQAHEGTIFLDEIGEMALDLQPKLLRLLQEREFERLGSPTTVRCDVRVVAATNRDLKAMTAARTFREDLYYRLSVFPLAVPSLRERKEDVPLLVSHFARQFATRMGKDMPHVDDATMERLVRYEWPGNVRELQNVIERAVILSEGPELAIEHDLGDEPGPSSGAPPRSDELAEHTRAHILKVLEAADWVIAGPSGAAARLGMKRSTLLFRMRKLGIERPSARRSH; via the coding sequence ATGTCCTTCTCCAGCTCGATCTGTGTCGTCGACGACGACATCGCGTCCCGGGAAGCGATCGTCGGTTTGATCCGCGCCGCCGGCTGGAACGCCGAGGCGTTCGAGTCCGCGCAGCACTACCTGAGCCGGCGCACGGCGCGCGCGCCCGGCTGCTTGATCCTCGACGTCGACATGCCGGAGCTCAGCGGCCTCGCGCTGCAGCAGCAGCTCGCGGAGGCGCAGGTCGACGTGCCGATCATCTTCGTGACCGGCCACGGCAACATCCGGATGTCGGTGCAGGCGATCAAGGCCGGCGCCGTCGAATTCTTCACGAAGCCCTTCGATCCCGACGCGCTCCTGAACGCGGTCGAGCACGTGCTCGCCGAGCGCGAGGGACGAGCGACCGCGCAGCGCCGTAGCGACGTCGCGCCCGCGTCGACCCACGGGATGGTCGGTCGGAGCGCGCGCCTGCAGGACATGCAGCGTCGCATCGCGACCGTCGCGACGACCGACTCCACCGTGCTGATCCAGGGCGAGACCGGCACCGGCAAGGAGCTCATCGCGCGCGCCATCCACGAGCAGAGCGGGCGCCGCAAGGGACCCTTCGTGAAGGTGAACTGCGCGGCGATCCCCGCGAGCCTCCTCGAGAGCGAGCTCATGGGGCACGAGCGCGGCGCGTTCACCGGCGCGCTGACGCGCCGCATCGGCCGCTTCGAGCAGGCGCACGAAGGCACGATCTTCCTCGACGAGATCGGCGAGATGGCGCTCGACCTCCAGCCCAAGCTGCTGCGCCTGCTGCAGGAGCGCGAGTTCGAGCGGCTCGGCAGCCCGACCACGGTCCGCTGCGACGTGCGCGTGGTCGCGGCGACCAACCGCGATCTCAAGGCGATGACCGCGGCGCGCACGTTCCGCGAGGACCTCTACTATCGTCTCAGCGTCTTCCCGCTCGCGGTCCCCTCGCTCCGCGAGCGCAAGGAGGACGTGCCGCTGCTCGTGAGCCACTTCGCGCGACAGTTCGCGACCCGGATGGGGAAGGACATGCCGCACGTCGACGATGCGACGATGGAGCGGCTCGTGCGCTACGAGTGGCCGGGCAACGTGCGCGAGCTGCAGAACGTGATCGAGCGCGCGGTGATCCTCTCCGAGGGCCCGGAGCTCGCGATCGAGCACGACCTCGGCGACGAGCCCGGGCCGAGCTCGGGCGCTCCGCCGCGATCCGACGAGCTCGCGGAGCACACGCGTGCTCACATCCTCAAGGTGCTCGAGGCGGCAGACTGGGTGATCGCAGGGCCCAGCGGCGCCGCGGCGCGGCTCGGCATGAAGCGCTCGACGTTGCTCTTCCGCATGAGGAAGCTCGGGATCGAGCGCCCGTCCGCGCGGCGCTCGCACTGA